One stretch of Paenibacillus sp. AN1007 DNA includes these proteins:
- the dnaA gene encoding chromosomal replication initiator protein DnaA, producing MDSHTSDLWQQILSIIQNKLSKPSFDTWFKATKATKLNDQTIVISAPTTFAVEWLESRYTKLVGSTVYELLGKQVDVKFVIEENKPVEPDPQLPAPTPTVVQEEAVLSMLNPKYTFDTFVIGPGNRFAHAASLAVAEAPAKAYNPLFLYGGVGLGKTHLMHAIGHYILEHNPSSKVVYLSSEKFTNEFINSIRDNRGESFRNKYRSVDILLIDDIQFLAGKESTQEEFFHTFNALHEERKQIIISSDRPPKEIPTLEERLRSRFEWGLITDIQPPDLETRIAILRKKARAENLDIPNEAMMYIANQIDTNIRELEGALIRVVAYSSLTNQDVSSHLAAEALKDIIPSSRPKMITIQDIQQKVGEYYSLKLEDFKARKRTKAVAFPRQIAMYLSRELTDFSLPKIGDAFGGRDHTTVIHAHEKISQAIKNDQDLYKVINNLTEKIKNPT from the coding sequence GTGGACAGCCATACTTCTGATTTATGGCAGCAAATTTTATCAATCATACAAAACAAACTCAGCAAACCCAGCTTCGACACCTGGTTCAAAGCAACCAAGGCAACCAAGCTGAATGATCAGACCATCGTCATCTCCGCCCCAACCACGTTTGCCGTCGAATGGCTGGAGAGCCGTTACACCAAACTGGTCGGTTCGACGGTCTATGAGCTGCTTGGCAAACAGGTCGATGTGAAATTTGTCATTGAGGAGAACAAACCTGTAGAGCCTGACCCGCAGCTGCCGGCGCCGACGCCGACGGTCGTTCAGGAAGAAGCCGTGCTCAGCATGCTGAATCCAAAATATACGTTCGATACCTTTGTCATCGGGCCGGGCAACCGTTTTGCCCATGCCGCATCGCTGGCGGTCGCTGAAGCGCCCGCCAAAGCCTACAACCCTCTTTTTCTATATGGAGGCGTAGGACTCGGCAAGACCCACTTGATGCATGCGATCGGACATTACATTTTGGAACATAATCCGAGCAGCAAGGTTGTTTATTTGTCATCTGAGAAATTCACGAACGAATTTATCAACTCCATTCGTGATAATCGCGGGGAAAGTTTTCGCAATAAATACCGGAGCGTAGATATTCTGCTAATTGATGATATTCAGTTCCTGGCCGGAAAAGAATCAACACAAGAGGAATTTTTCCATACGTTTAATGCGCTGCATGAGGAACGGAAGCAGATCATCATCTCCAGCGATAGACCACCAAAGGAAATTCCAACCCTGGAGGAGCGACTGCGCTCCCGGTTTGAATGGGGATTAATTACGGATATTCAGCCTCCGGATCTGGAGACGCGGATCGCGATTTTGCGTAAAAAGGCGCGTGCGGAGAACCTGGATATTCCGAATGAAGCGATGATGTATATCGCAAACCAGATCGATACAAACATTCGGGAACTCGAAGGGGCCCTGATTCGTGTCGTTGCTTATTCTTCACTGACCAATCAGGACGTAAGTTCTCATCTGGCTGCTGAAGCTCTGAAGGATATCATTCCTTCCAGCCGTCCCAAAATGATCACGATTCAAGACATCCAACAAAAGGTCGGCGAGTACTACAGCTTGAAGCTTGAAGATTTCAAAGCACGGAAACGGACAAAGGCTGTTGCTTTTCCGAGACAGATTGCCATGTATCTCTCTCGTGAACTGACAGACTTTTCTCTGCCCAAGATCGGGGATGCTTTTGGAGGACGAGATCATACCACGGTCATTCATGCCCATGAAAAAATCTCCCAAGCGATCAAAAACGATCAGGATCTCTATAAAGTTATCAACAACTTAACCGAAAAAATTAAGAATCCAACCTGA
- the gntK gene encoding gluconokinase gives MANYMIGIDIGTTSTKSVLFTEQGEVITTSTQEYPLYTPAPDVAEQDPEEILQAAVRSVYGVMIQSGVSADQILFVSCSSAMHSVIAMDQQGHPLTRCITWADNRSAPWSAKLQENGVGHRIYLRTGTPIHPMSPLTKLMWMRHDEPELFQRTAKFISIKEYLFFRLFGQYVVDHSIASCTGLLNLEKLDWDEEALDIAGITPNQLSKLVPTTYTIEGMHPEWAEKMALSPSTPFVIGASDGVLSNLGVNAIQPGVVAATIGTSGAIRTVVDRPITDPKGRTFCYALTEKLWVVGGPVNNGGMLFRWVRDEFAASEVETAKRLGINSYDVLTKIAERVPPGSEGLLFHPYLSGERAPLWNPDARGSFFGLTLHHKKEHMIRAVLEGVIFNLYTVLLAMEEQIGQPTSIQATGGFARSPLWRQMMSDIFNQEVVVPESFESSCLGAVVLGLYATGRIKSLDAVSSMVGTTHRHKPVKGHATLYQELLPIYIRISRKLEEEYADIAAFQRKVSKHLL, from the coding sequence ATGGCCAACTATATGATTGGAATCGATATCGGCACAACCAGTACCAAATCCGTGTTATTCACAGAGCAGGGCGAAGTAATCACCACATCTACTCAGGAATATCCGCTCTATACTCCTGCACCGGATGTTGCAGAACAAGACCCCGAAGAGATTTTACAAGCAGCCGTACGCTCTGTATACGGAGTAATGATTCAGAGTGGAGTTTCCGCTGACCAGATTCTCTTTGTCTCCTGCAGCTCAGCCATGCACAGTGTCATTGCCATGGATCAACAGGGCCATCCGCTTACGCGCTGTATCACTTGGGCAGACAATCGAAGTGCTCCCTGGTCAGCTAAACTGCAGGAAAACGGTGTCGGCCATCGGATCTACCTGCGAACAGGCACCCCCATTCATCCCATGTCACCCCTGACCAAATTGATGTGGATGCGCCATGACGAACCTGAACTGTTTCAGCGCACGGCTAAATTTATTTCGATTAAAGAGTACCTGTTCTTCCGTCTATTTGGACAATATGTTGTCGATCATTCCATTGCTTCCTGCACTGGGCTGCTCAATCTCGAAAAGCTGGACTGGGATGAGGAAGCGCTGGACATTGCAGGCATTACACCGAATCAATTGTCGAAGCTTGTACCGACTACTTATACAATAGAGGGAATGCATCCCGAATGGGCTGAAAAAATGGCACTCTCCCCTTCTACGCCCTTTGTGATCGGCGCAAGTGACGGGGTGCTGTCCAACCTTGGTGTTAACGCCATCCAGCCAGGTGTTGTTGCAGCAACCATCGGTACCAGCGGAGCTATTCGTACCGTGGTTGATCGACCGATAACAGACCCGAAAGGACGAACGTTTTGTTACGCGCTGACCGAAAAACTCTGGGTCGTCGGCGGACCTGTCAATAACGGCGGCATGCTTTTCCGCTGGGTCCGGGATGAGTTCGCGGCTTCCGAAGTGGAAACAGCCAAGCGCCTTGGCATCAACTCCTATGATGTATTGACCAAAATAGCCGAACGTGTTCCGCCCGGTTCGGAAGGGCTGCTGTTCCATCCGTACCTTTCGGGCGAACGTGCTCCTCTCTGGAATCCGGATGCACGCGGGTCCTTTTTTGGCCTGACCCTTCACCACAAGAAGGAACACATGATTCGTGCAGTACTTGAAGGGGTTATTTTCAATCTTTATACCGTTCTGCTCGCAATGGAAGAACAGATCGGACAGCCCACCTCCATTCAAGCTACGGGTGGTTTTGCACGCTCACCGTTATGGCGGCAGATGATGTCCGATATCTTTAATCAGGAAGTAGTTGTGCCTGAAAGCTTCGAAAGCTCTTGTCTCGGCGCGGTAGTTCTGGGTCTTTATGCCACAGGACGAATCAAGTCCCTTGATGCTGTTTCTTCTATGGTAGGTACAACTCATCGGCATAAACCAGTCAAAGGACATGCCACCCTCTACCAGGAACTGCTGCCGATCTACATTCGTATTTCACGCAAACTGGAAGAGGAATATGCTGATATCGCAGCTTTCCAACGTAAAGTGTCTAAACATCTTCTGTAA